GTATCCTGTCTCAATTTGACAAGTGTTGTTGCAACCATCGCCAGTTATAGTGTTGTTGTCATCGCATTGTTCTGTGCCAAGTATCAGTCCATCACCACAGATAGGATAGCACATAGAGGGTTCACCACTGCTGCATTCAAATCCTACCTCCATTTGACAAATATCGTTACATCCATCGCCAGTCATATTATCGTTGTCATCGCAACTTTCAGGAGCTATTATCAACCCATCTCCACATACAGGGACACAAATCGAGGGCTCTCCATCGCACGAGTACCCTGTTTCAATTTGACAAGTGTCGTTGCAACCATCGCCAGTTGTAGTGTCGTTGTCATCGCAAACATCAGTTCCTTCTATAGTGCCGTTGCCACAAGTTGCCGAGACCAAAGCTGCACAGTGATAAAAAATGTAtgattgtgtgtataattCAGCAAAGCAAGCAAATTGTGTGAAGTTAAGATCAACGCAGTGGAACCATTTTTAATTAGCGGCCACCCATGAAGAAATGTCAATTGCGATTTAAGGCCATGCAAACAACCCTTCAACAACCATAGACCTACTCAGTCTGTATAATGGTTgcccaaaattaatgtgtccGCTATAAAACAGTTCTCTCATACAGAACGAAATGCTGAACATGCAATACACTAAAATTGCTTTAACTGCTGAAACATAGACCATTATTATGTTCCACCATGCATATGCCACACATGCAGAGGCAACCACTGGTTCACTGCAGACCACCCAACCACCCAACACATTCATAGTCTAATACAACAATTCATAGCTGTAagaaagcatgcatgcactgcacacacacagtgtttcAAGGTAGGTATGTTATGAATAAATCATATTTTCAAAGAATTTTAACGACTCAAGTTAGCAAAATTGAGAATTCAGTCTCACTACATGCAGCCGAAGAAATGGTGGTACGGTGAAATGTGGTACAACAATAAAATATgcaaactatataattatttgagggTCCATAACTTCAAATGTGTTAGGAACGTTACCGACTTAAAATTTAGCTAACAGACgctttagtagctgtttggtagtgtgcggtaaaattaattatggtagATAATTTTATGGCCACATCAATATTATATACAGCAATGTATTAAATGGGACAGGAGAATGGGCTTGATTGTTTACTCACCAAATGTAAGTGACATGGCCAATAACAAAATAAATAATGTTTCTTTCATCCTTGGGAATAGAAAATAATGTTGATGTCTGCAACTAGAGATGGTCTTTGTCTTTGTCTTCTCCTGATCTAAACTCTTAGCTACACACTCAAAGCAACAGAAAATTGCAGCcacagcacaataattatgttgtgcagTGTTGCTCCAGGCAGTACACGCCCCCTTCTCCAATGGTCCAACaacagcccctcccacttttCAGTCTGCGCAACTCCTAGTCCACCTTCTTAGATCTAGCACCTCCTCGAAGATCTGCAAGCTCTTGCAGGCTTTCAAGATCGTAGATATAGATCCCAGTAGAGATTGCAAAGTAGGTCTAACTAGCTACCAGCTCTAGCTAAGTTGCACAAACTGAGAAGTTGCATGCAGTTGCTAATCAGGTACCGCCTCCTTTTCGTCACGAGAGACAGAGTTTAGGTGGGCATCCTTTAGAGCGAGCTAATAGAGGTGGAAGGTTGTCATTGTTTTACCCCATCTGTTTTTCTTCTCCTCGATCTACTAGGTATATAAAGATGAATGTTTGGATACTGTTGTCACTGCAAGTGATCCTGATTTCTATATGTACTGGAATTAAACCAGGTTAGACTGTTGCTTTCTAAGTTTTCTctacagatataattatgtactctgggttatagctatacacgtacgtatgtacatcAGCTAAGCCAAGGTTTATACTCCAATTCACATTGATTGCATATGTATTATTAGTATTATTAATGATCCGTTTCTTTCATAGACGACAGACCAACACTTCCGAAACTTCTCAAGTTTAAACTGCCTGACAAGAAAACGAACATTATCACACGAGTTGCCAGTGACTACACACTATTTGGGACACTGTTATTGAACGACGAAGATGGGACAATAGTCGAGATTATTAAGCAATCGAAAATGCACGATTCCGTAGAGATTACCATGGAGATATTCAGACAATGGTTGAGGTTGTACAGTGCTGATTCCGCGCCGTCTTGGCAAATGTTGGTACACGTTTTACGACAATGTAATCTGAACACTGTTGCTAACGACATAGAGTCGATGTACGGCGTGGTGAATGACGAAGACATACAAACAAAAAAACCGACTTCATTAACTAATAATGAGCTCTCTACAAATCCAAGTGAACTGCACCCAATATACTCGTTCAAGGAGCTGAACAAAGCAGTATCTGAAATCGGCAACTGGTATGGACTTTGCAGCAATCTAGACGTGGAACGTGGCCTGTTGTCAGAGTTACAGCATTCAAACGAACACATCTCGATCAAGAAGACACAGTGTTTGGAGGCTTATTATGACCA
This is a stretch of genomic DNA from Halichondria panicea chromosome 1, odHalPani1.1, whole genome shotgun sequence. It encodes these proteins:
- the LOC135336841 gene encoding uncharacterized protein LOC135336841, whose amino-acid sequence is MNVWILLSLQVILISICTGIKPDDRPTLPKLLKFKLPDKKTNIITRVASDYTLFGTLLLNDEDGTIVEIIKQSKMHDSVEITMEIFRQWLRLYSADSAPSWQMLVHVLRQCNLNTVANDIESMYGVVNDEDIQTKKPTSLTNNELSTNPSELHPIYSFKELNKAVSEIGNWYGLCSNLDVERGLLSELQHSNEHISIKKTQCLEAYYDQGEATWERLITAINDYPIRNRRVAKELADKHGIDFKNLIKDEL